In Brevibacillus brevis NBRC 100599, a single genomic region encodes these proteins:
- a CDS encoding iron-sulfur cluster biosynthesis family protein — protein MSITLAIEPAFSIAYQRYAGFVPGDTLRLYVRTSGPGTGGMFYAIEKDEALTDDAVFEVEGLRFVIRPTDFWYFDGGQLSYNPLYGEYGFHFTNPRLDGN, from the coding sequence ATGAGTATCACACTTGCGATAGAGCCGGCGTTTTCCATTGCCTATCAACGTTATGCCGGGTTTGTACCTGGAGATACGCTTCGATTATATGTACGAACAAGCGGCCCCGGGACCGGTGGCATGTTTTATGCGATTGAAAAAGATGAGGCCCTCACCGATGATGCTGTGTTTGAAGTAGAGGGGTTGCGATTTGTCATTCGTCCAACTGATTTCTGGTATTTCGACGGGGGACAACTAAGCTACAATCCGCTCTATGGCGAGTACGGCTTTCACTTCACTAATCCTCGTCTGGATGGCAACTAG